From the Salvelinus sp. IW2-2015 unplaced genomic scaffold, ASM291031v2 Un_scaffold5024, whole genome shotgun sequence genome, the window TCAATTAGACTTGGTAACTTGTCCTCCTTTTCAATAAACATCACCCTCtctccactgtgtgtgtatgtgtgtgtttgtgtgagtatgCGTGCGTGTTTGAGAGCTCACCGTTTTGAGCAGCTACAGTGAAAAACAGAGAGACCTTTGATGCTACAGTATGTCCATATTGCCTGTTCCCTGGTTGTTCCTGGTTGAGCGTCCATTGAACCTGGTTAATTAAGGGAAGGTGCGACTATCTCTAATACAATAACCACAACACAGTCTGTAACGACATCAGTGGTGTTATTCATCATCTCTCTCATATTCCAGGGCCAGATAGAGACAAAAACACGCTAATAACATTAGCAGCAGAAACAGGTTTTGCAATGTAGGGTGTTGGCACTGCTTTAGTGTTTATGATATTAGGAGGGCAGAGCAAAGTTTGATTTAGCTTAGGTTCACAAAATAATACCTGAAACATGCTTGTTATGACACATTCCTACAACTGAAAGAGAAAGAGCGAAGTGGCAGAAGAACACTGGAGCAcgagagtggagagtggagaagagatgGAGCGAGAAGGAGGGTGAGGATGGTGGGGTGGAGAAGAGAATGGAgtggagagtgagatagagactGTAGTGGAGAAGTGGGAGAGCAGACTCTGGAGTGGGGAGGTAGTGGATGAAAGAGACTGGGGAGTGGAAAGAGGTGCGGGGAGAAGGACTGGAGTGGAGGGAGTGTGGAGGAAGAGACTGtagtggaggagagtggagagtggagaagGCCTGGTAGGTCGAGAGTCGGCATTCGTCGGTTAAGactggagagtgagagaagatGACTGGagtggagagtagagagaagagactgagtgGAGATTGGAGAAAGAGACCTGAAgcggagagtggagaagagatgGGTAGGAGAGTGGGAGCAACGTTGAGACTGGAGTGGAGAAGTGGGAGTGGGAAGAGACTGAGCGAAGACGTGGACGACGAAGTGAGATGGGACGGCGCGGAGTAAGTGGAAGAAGAGATGAagtggagagtggagagtgggagagtggagagtggagtaGGACTGTGGAAGTGcgagagtggagagtggagagagactgCGAGTGCAGAGTGGAGAAGAGCTGGatggagagtggagaagagactAGGGGTGGAGAGTGGAGAAGTAGGACTGGAGTGAGAGTAGGGAGAAGAGAAACTGGAGTGGAGAAGTGGTAGAGACttgaaggagaagaggatggagtgtcgagagtggagagtggagaagagactGAGCAGGAGGTGTGAGAAGAGACTGGAGgcggagagtggagaagagactgaagtggagagtggagagtggagagttGTGAGAGTGAGAAGAGGAACTTGAAGGGGAGAGTGGGAAGTGGAGAAGGAGACTGGAGTTgcagagtggaggaagagagcagggagtggagagtggagaagagaggactgggtggagagtggagaagagactGGAAGTGGAGagtggaagaagagagagtggagtggGAAGTAGGAGACGAATTACTTGAGCTGCGTGGAGAGTGGAAGTTGGAGAGGAGAACTGTGAGGTGCAGAGTGGAGAAGAGACTggagtgacagagtgagagaagaTATACTGGAAGTGTGAGAAGTGGAGAAGATACTGGACAGTGGAGAGTGGAGTGCGAGAGTGGAGAAAGAGACGAAGAGTGGAGAAAGAGACTGGAGTGGAGCAGTGGAGAAGAGGACTGGAGTGGGAAAGtggagagtggagggatggagagtagGAGAAGAGACTGGAGTGATGTGAGAGTGGAGAAGGACTGTTAGTGGAAAGGGAGACTGGGTGGAGGAAACAAAACTCTCATCCTGTCTTTCATTATAAGCTGAAGACATGTTATCCCCATATTCACTTCCAGAATTCTTCAATTTGTAATTAAGCCTCTTCATGCTGTATAACCTTCTGGTGATCGGTTGAACTCTGACcaccacacactacaacacacacacacacccacagcacacacaccacacacacacacaacccaccacacacacacacaacaccacaaccacacacacacacacacacacacacacaccacaacacacaacacacggtcCTGAGGTTTGGCCCATTTCCCACAACACATCCAACTGTTAGTGGATGTTTAGTTAAACATGTCCATTGCACAGCGCAATTAACAGTAATGTTACCATGTCCGTATTTTTCTATGACCCGAAACCAAGACCAGTCTAAGAGATCTGACTGTCAGTGTTAGTTGGACTGAGAAGGTTGTACAGACAGGTAACAGCAATTGAACAGCAGCAGCAGGACCAGAACTGTTACGGATTTAGAGCATTCCTGTGGATTCAGTTCGGCTTCCGTATACTCTTCTAAGTTCATTTATTCTATTGCTGTGATGGGGGCACAGTTGGATTATTTGCCTTCTGCTTGTTTTCCCTTCTCGTACAAGTTTACATGGCTACCCTACGCTGGGTTCTTTCTTTGACAGGAGGATCAATGTTTTCTGTTAATGTTCACatgattgtttttgttttaatggAACAGGAAAGGCACTGATAGTATTCTGAGTGCCAGAACAGTATTACAGTCAAAATCATTTCTTGCTcagtgaaatacagtatatgttttcaaatttATTGGATAACTTTGGTTTAACCATGGATTTCTCCACATTATATTACAGAATTCCACATATTCCTGCTACTGTTACACTCACCTGGCAGCCAGAAGGGTCCATCCTGAATCAAATCCGTCACGTGTTTAAGTTTAACCTCAACAGTCTCAACCCAAATCGATGAATGGGCTGAatgcgtttctgtgtgtctgcttgtgtgtgtgtgtgtgtgtgtgtgctgtgtgtgtttgttggtgtgtgtgtgtgtgtgtagtgtgtgtgtggttgtgtgtgtgtggtgtgtgtggtgtcgtgtgtgtgtgtgtgtggtgtgtgttgtgtgtgtgtgtgtgtgtgtgtcgtcgcaTATAAAACATAGCCAACTAGgggcacacaacaccacacacacgggaAATTCTATTGTAGTGGTCACCAACTTTGTTACACAATGACACAAACTTAATGAGTTTTTCTCCTGCTCCACCCATtgcccccaccctctccctctctcctctcctctctctctctctctctctctctctcgctcctcgtctctctctctctctcgctctatggtcttttccttttctctctctgctatcctctctctctcttcttttgctcttctctctctcttctctctctctcttctctctcttctctctctctctctctctttctttctctctctctctgaatgctACCTCtcttctgtctatgtctctctctaatgggGGCGGggtgagggtgagagggagaagaaagcgCAGGGACGAAGTGAGGGCGGATaggtgtctctctctatcttctggCTTCTTGTTCTTCTAGTCTCTACCTCTACTTGTGTCTGCTCGTCTATTTGTCGTCTCTCTTTCatgtctgtgtctttctgtctgtctgtctgtactgtctgtctgtctgtctggtcatgtctgtctgtctgctgtctgtctgtctgtctgtctgtctgtctgtctgtctgtctgtctgtctcgtctgtctgtactgttctgtctctcctctctctcgctctctccctctcctctcccttcctctctctccctctctctccctctccattcaattcaattcaagggggcttattggcatggaacatgtgttaacattgccaaagcaagtgagtagataatatacaaagagtgaaataaaacaataaatcaTAACAGTAAAAATTACACATAccaaagtttcaaaacaatagacatttacaaatgtctctctctatgtctctctctctcctgtctctcctctctcttaatgtctccctctctcgctctctctctctctcgctctctctctctctcaatctctctctctctctctctctctctcttctctctctctctctctctctctctctctctctctgtagagggcTAATAACATCGTATCCATAGAAATGATTTTATTCAGCCTCTCCCTCATTTAGCACCTATAACAAACTAAGCATAGAGCTGCCACTTAGCAGTGTGACTATAgcagctgtacacacacacacacacacacacacacacacacaaacacacacacacacacacacacacacaccacacacacacacacacacacacacacacacacacaccacacacacacacacaacacaccacaccatcgtGCATCTTATTATCGTTCTCTCCCAATCAAATATTTAAAaagctaacacaaacacacagccatacTCCCTTTACACAGACACAGTTTGTCATTGTCaggacacacatgcacgcacgcacgcacacacgcacacacacacacacgcacacacacacacacacacaaacacacacacacacacatagacacacaggagAGGACGGCAACGAAAGGCAAATATCTCTCTAGTTTACCTTTGCACAAACATACCTGATGTTGTGTGCAGCCAGGCATAAAGGCATCATTTTAGTGAGGATATTAGTGTGTACAGTACAGGGATATGTTAAGGATGGGCTGGAGGAGTTCAGTATCATTAGCAGTATGCTTTATGGCATTAACTGTGCTGGGAAAACAGTAAAGCACAAGGCAAAAAGGGATACTCCATTCCTCtttttctacactcttagaaaaaaaagcttctggacaaccaaaaagggttatattGCTTGGCACCCCTGAAGGTTCTATATATTACCCTTTAAAGGTTCTTTGATAAGAACMCCGGGGGTTattcttcactgaaccaaaatgGGTTCCATATAAATTAGAACCCTTGAAACAAATTtcggttctttatagaaccttaagGGGTGCCATATACAGCATGAAGAaagcaaagaaccctttttggttctgttttttttctaagagtgtagatgtTTCTTTCTAGAGCTGAGATGGGTTCCAGGAAGTGGTGATGGTTGTGAACAAGTCTTTGTGGTGCTTGTTGCTGAAATCAggctcacacaacaccacacacccctcAGAGAAGCATGTGATAGTAGTCTGACTGCTattacacacatgcagacacacgtacactcactcactcactcactcacacacacacacacacatatacatacacgtacactcactcacacacacacacacacacacacacacacacacacacacacacacacacacacacacacacacacacacacacacacacaNNNNNNNNNNNNNNNNNNNNNNNNNNNNNNNNNNNNNNNNNNNNNNNNNNNNNNNNNNNNNNNNNNNNNNNNNNNNNNNNNNNNNNNNNNNNNNNNNNNNNNNNNNNNNNNNNNNNNNNNNNNNNNNNNNNNNNNNNNNNNNNNNNNNNNNNNNNNNNNNNNNNNNNNNNNNNNNNNNNNNNNNNNNNNNNNNNNNNNNNNNNNNNNNNNNNNNNNNNNNNNNNNNNNNNNNNNNNNNNNNNNNNNNNNNNNNNNNNNNNNNNNNNNNNNNNNNNNNNNNNNNNNNNNNNNTAATCTAATATTATCCAAGCATTAATATGAAGATTTTGATCAATTTTTTTGGATTTTTGAAATCGATGAAATCCCAGACACAAACTAACTTCAGAAGGGATAAATGTTATGTTGATGACAATCCACTCAAATCTATGTTTTTAACATCAGAGGTTACCCATCTCCATAATGTCTGGGAAATAAAGTAATGCGTTTGGCCACTTGGTTTAATCCGTGTTAAAACATAAGGTTCAGGTTGATAGAGGGTTTAAAGAAGTATATTCGGTCTGTCTGCCACACGAATCCAGGGACTTTAACTACACACTACAGCCCACTACTGCAACAGGTTCTCTACATCTTACCACAGGGGAGGAATAGAAAGAGGGGGgcggaagagatggagagaaacgcACAGAGCGCACTCTGCCGAAGCGGACGACGGCAGCGCCGCGAGAGAGGGTTGAGATGAGACATAGGGAGAGAGGCGGGCAAgagaaggaacgagagagagagaggcggataTAGGAacggggagaggaagagaaaggggcgAGTTGTTTAACGCACAAACAGCGCATAGAGATATAGCCACGCCTTGCATGTCTCTCTCATTACTCTTGGGGGATTTTGGAGAGAAAAGTATACCTATATTATAAAGAGAAATATAGAGACGAGAGGGACAGAAACAGTAGAACACCGAAAAGAAGATGGGCCCAGGAAATTGGTGGGATAGGTGCAATGGCGTTCTCTGAGTAATTTCAggacaagtaaataatagcatcaCCGACTTGCCACCCCTCACCTGTCTCACCTCTTTCTTCAGTTTGTTTAAGGTGTGGTTCTTCACATACGCACGAATATGTAGGGAggttgctctctttttctctctttctctgcctacCGTAGTTAGTTTGAGTTTAAGGAAGGTCTGTAATGTAATCCTCTTTAGCTGACCTCTCCAGCTGTGGATTGCAGTAGGGTGCGGGTCAATAAGGAACCCGACTGAAACGCCAACCATCCCGTACGAAGATATCGAGGTAGCACACATTATAGTTGTAAGGAACAATTGCCAGGTCCTGTGGGGACTCCACAGATCTTTCTAGAGCTCACTCGTGGTGATGATGATTCTCCTCTGAGTCACTGTCCAGCTCCGGCAGATGGAGGCATCCAACCAGACGCACTTCTTACCATCCCCCCTCTGACTGCGCCCAATCTGATAATAGAACCAATCTACTGCACAGAATGGgtcagagggaggggagaagagagtttATTGGTAAAggacagagtgaagggaaagagagagcgagagagaaggggatgtgGAGGATAGAAGAGGTAGTGTTTGACTATGGAAGgattgagggaggaagagagagaggggaggaggcaggaaagaggaagagagaattcTTTCATCTGAACTGCGTAGTGTCTGAGTAGCACCAAGACATTTAGAAATGGACAGGCAGACAGCGTTACGCCCTCCACAGAGCTTGGCTCAAGATCACAAACAGTGGCAGACAGGCGCTTACTAATTGTTGAAAGCAACTCTGAAGTCATTCAACTTTTTTGCAGTCAAGTATTAATCATATAGACATTAACTAACACAAATTGCAAATAATGTTGTAGAACACCAATGAGAATGGTATAATTTGGATCTAACATATCAGAGACACAACAGGCTAAAACAACTGGAGCTTTTAGCAGCGAGGCATAATGTAACGTTTTACTAGGTTTAAGGTTTTTCACTCACCGAAGTTGGGTGCGAAGAGTTGGGACAGTCGAGAAAGCGAGAGCGatggagtgaggaagagagagtggggtgTTGGTTTTAAACAGTATTAAACCactcttcctcctttccttctttttcctctttaTCTGAGGGACTGGAAACTGCATGTCTGTTCCGTTTCATGGTGAAATAGTTCTGAACGTCCTGAATTGTTTGACTATGATGAGTCTTTTCATAATCTGTCGTTCCCTAACATATGGCCATGTAACAGTCTGACCTAATTATATTTAACAAACACAGGAGGTTTTTCACAGTAACACCGCAAATTAAACTACTCACTTTCCAAACTGGCAAACTTTTCCAAAACTGGCCAACTTCTCCAAACTGGCCAAACTTCTGTCCAAACTGGCCAAACTTCTCCTTATAACTGGCTAACTTCTCAACTGGCCAAACTAATTCTGTAGGGGCTACCTTCTGGCTGACTGCCTTCCATAGACCCTCAGGGTTTTGTGAACATTATATTCTAAGTGAAAATTCAGggcttttttttcatttttttaatgagTTTTGATTGGAATATATATGTAAACAATAATCTGAGGATGACAAGTGCTTTTCTATTCAAATTTACTTTTGTCTGTTTAAAGCATGGGTCATTCTAGGTGAACTAGACAAGGTGGACGACGCCCTGTGAAACTACACTGATACAACACAGGAAGACACAACACTAACACCTTGTGAGCGAGGCATAAACACAGTGGTGGTGGATTTTTACGGTGCTATGACTTGGATGAAATAGGTTTCGGTAATTATTTGGTGTGCTGGTACTGTTTTATATTGAGATGGAGAGCTCACAATACTTTTGTAGCTAATATTTATAAAGAGGAAAAGGAGTCAAGCATTAAATAACGTTTGGGTGCTGGGTTAATATAATCCAGACTTCGGTGAGCTCTGCCAAGTCAAGCATGCTTTATTTATCCTTTTATTCATgggaacacacacagcacaagacTTTACATCTATGAGAGGCAATAAGGCAGATACATGGTCATTATTAAGTCACTGTAGTTCTACATACTATCAGTCTCTCTAATTGCCTCTGTTGCgttgctctccatctctcctccccctctctttctcttcctccctttgtGGTAGAGATGTAGAACCTGTTTGCAGTAGTGGGGCGTGGTATGTGTGTAGTTAAGTCCTTGATTCGTGTGCAACAACCGTTAATACTCTTTAAACCCTCTATTCAACCTGAACCTTATGTTTAAACACGATTAAACCAGTGCCAACATTACTTTATTTCCCAGACATATGGAATGGTAACCTCGATGTAAGATAACATAGATTTGAATTGGATTTTTCATTCAACAATGAGACATTTATCCCTCTAATTTAGTTTCTGGGATTTCACATTTCAAAAAGTCAAATAAATTGATCAAATATTTCatataatgttgataatattaGATGTATTATACTGTGAATACAGAGTAACCAAACATTACTCTCTCTGTGCGTGGACATCATGTCCAATAGCATCCTGCTATCATAATAAAACATTGACAATACTGTAAATGAATAACCTACATTTGTACCTccattctcactcactcactctctctctctctctctctgtgtgtgttgtagtcaCCATGTCACAGGTCCAGCAGGGTATGGCATTGCTCATCTCAGCCTTCCACAAGTACTCTGGCAAGGAGGGCGACAAGACGACCCTGAGCAAGGGAGAACTCAAAGATCTGCTCAACGCAGAGCTTGGAGAGATCATGGGGGTGAGTGGATCCTAGGAACAGTTCAGTTCAATCATGCTTTATCAGCAGCACGACCAAATACAATACTGCTAAAGACAGACACTACTGAAATATTGAATTGCTTGGAACATCACAAACACATGACCTGAATCATCCAATAGAATAAATTAATCTCTCACACCTTTATAAACAAATAACAACTGTATGGATTCTAGTTTTAACTGCTGAAATCAAAGTCTCAcccattacctctctctctctctctgatcattaTAACAGAAAAACACTGACCAGGCAAAGGTTGACAAGATCTTCAAAGATCTGGACGCAAACGCAGATGGCAGTGTGGACTTCCAGGAGTACGTCACACTGGTGGCCTGCCTCACCATGATGTGCAATGAGTTCTTCANCAAAGATCTGGACGCAAACGCAGATGGCAGTGTGGACTTCCAGGAGTACGTCACACTGGTGGCCTGCCTCACCATGATGTGCAATGAGTTCTTCACCAAGAAGTGAAACAGCTCCCCCTGCCCACTCTCCACAGAACAGCAGCTCTTGCTCCATGAGTGAATTCATGATAAGATTAGCAAGATCCTCAATGCAGGTTCAGAGGGTCAGAGATGCAggtttacacacatacacagaaaaagGGTTGGGTTGGttatacacaccacacatagacagacaggtgaAGGACACAGACACTGACCTGTACACATACAGGCATATAGGCTACAATCTCATGAGATGGAGAGGAAGCTCTTTGGTTTGTTTAAAGTGAAAAATGAAATAAACTATTTTAATATGTTTAGAAGAAAGCTGACTTATCatttgtgcaggtgtgtgtgtgtttgtgcatgtgtgattGGCTGTGTATGTCCTAAATATGATACAGCAAGCAACATGATTCAAACATGAACCTTTGTATTCAGAAATAATACAATTTGTTGATTATGTCAACGTAAACTAAACATGCAATGAGATTAGAGGTTATGAGGCATAAACTATATTTGACTACTTAATTACGTCACAATACTGTTATCTACTCCAGAGCCAGTAAGAATACAGGAAGTCAACTGTTACTGTGAAGGTCCAATAGAGCCAAATATAGAACCATCTCCAAGATGAAGCCTCCTACCCAGCAACATGAAACAACAAAGATAATATCCAAATAATGATGAAAATTAAGATTAGCCATAGTCCAGCAATCGCCTAGTCTTAGATTAAATCTAAAACAAGGCTGTGCAAGGAAGTTTGTACATGTCTATCACCAGATGATCATCGCCGCGGGTCAGAGCAGGAAGGTAGGGGAAGCAACAGTGGCTACATTAAAATAGTGTGTAAAGTAGCAYGCAGTAGAAGGAAAGGTTGTTCAGGTGTCAGGAAGAGGTGTCCTGAGAGTGTGtttcaagcgtctcagagtaggagtgctgatttaggatcagttctgCCTTTTTAGATCAATATGAAAGATACTACTTGGacagagggggacctgatcctagatcagcactcctcctcAGAGGCACGGTACATACAACCCCTGGTCACGCAGCCACTCGGTTGAATCTAACACATATCTATGATGCATTAGTCttgatcagggttggggtcaattccactgACATTCTAGTCTGAACTGAACTCCTATAGAGAACTTCCATGTCAAATTCAACTGATGAGAACTGAAATTGACTGACACAACTCTGGTgtcaataaaaataacatttaggCCTACAGTAATCCAGGGTACTTGATATGTGAGTGTGAGACTAGAAGGTGGATGTTGTTGTGCTCCAGCCCAGTGCAGGGGGAAGGTGGTAGGGTGGCAGCCCAGTGCAGGGGGCCGGAGCAGAGGAGAACGACAGGGCCGAGTGAGGCCAGGAACgagtgaggctgttctgagctGAGCTCTTGGCTGTTCTCTCAACCATCAAGGATTCGGCCAGAACATCTGAACAGAACCACCAGTGGGTtctcattactttgtgtgtgtgtgtgcatttgtgtgtgttcattttaCAGAGTAGGTTGATTGAGAACACATTGTATTTTATATGGCACAGATTCCTTGTAGGCCTTCACCAGTTCTTGTGATGATTGAAAAGACAGGGGGCATTCAGGGACATTCACCATCAGACCATAGGAGCTTGTGTTGGGATTCAATAYTCTTCACAATCAACAACATACACAGATAGATTGGCTAAACACATACGTCTGAGACATGTGACCAtcagttttattaatttattaatgtGGTCTGTCCAGAGGAAGGAGGACATAGGCAGTGGACATATTTTCATGGAGGTCAATACWTGTCGTACTGGGAAACTAATTAGCATACACTCAGTGGCAGTGGGCAAGCAAAGAATGCCACAAACTTTGCCATTGGCTGAGGCAGTGAGTAGGCGGAGGTTGGAATGAGAGGGTTCCTGTAAGAGCCTATCAGAGTGCCAgacagtggggtgtgtgtgggggagaaGTAGAACAGTCTCTCATCATGTGAGAgcccaaagacacacacacacacacacatgctcctcACCATGGAAACGCTTCTCACCTCTGGGTCGTCGTGGAGAAACTCCTCACCTGGACAGTAGACTCCGCCCTGCATAAACCGGAATTATATAGTTTAGCCAATCAGACACCTGGCGGCTKGATGGAATAAGGAAGTCATCTGCATAGGCTAATCCTAATCCACAGACAAAGGCAATTTTAATCTGAGATCTTCTCGGCAGGCTGGGCTCGTCTGGCTGGGTCTGTGGGATTGATCCACCAAAGATTGGAGGATACCCAAAATCTATTTCTCCAATAGGAATCCCAGATCACGCTTGTGACAGCACGCACATGGATCTAATCTTCCTCTCTCCCATTGACCTCTCCCATTGACCATGGTGATCTGTTCAACTACCCATGTTCTGTAGTTGTTCATGGAAGTAATTGTTGGTTGTGCCTTTAAACCCTCTCTGACTCTCTACCCACTACAGGCAGTGACCGGCTTTTGCACAGAAGGCTGTAGTGaatggaggaggatggaagcgCCTTTGATGTGGTTTAGATAATCTATTGTTTGCTTTTGGCTGTCTGGTGACAAGGAGGCTCTTTTGATCAGTCATGTTCGGCAGTGTGAAGAAAATCATCTCTCTGTTTGAGACTCAACGGCAGCctcgccccctctctctacctccttcccttcctccatctctctctccatctctacctccttccctccctccatctctctctccatctctacctccttccctccctccatctctacctccttccctccttcatctctctctccatctctttcttcatctcttccctatccctcccttcctccctatcCCCTCTCAGGTCCAGTAAAAAAGCCCTCCAGTCCCCTTAAAGAGACACTCTCTTCCTTCTGCCTCCCTCTCCGGCTGCCCTTCCTCTTCTCCGGctgcccttcctccctctccggcTGCCCTTCCTCCTTCTCCGGCTGCCCTTCCTCCTTCTCCGGCTGCCCTTCCTCCTTCTCCGGCTGCCCTTCCTTCCTCTACCCCCAGACCAAACCCAGACCCCCCCTTACCCCCCACTGTCCATCAACCACTACAACTTCCTGCTAGATGGAGAGTAGGAGAAGAaggcagggagagagtgagtgatacGGGTTGGGGTCATGGAGGGCTGAGAGGTCGTGGGGGGTCAGGGTTAGGGACTCATGGGCGAGCGGACGGCA encodes:
- the LOC112077887 gene encoding ictacalcin-like, with translation MNNLHLYLHSHSLTLSLSLSVCVVVTMSQVQQGMALLISAFHKYSGKEGDKTTLSKGELKDLLNAELGEIMGKNTDQAKVDKIFKDLDANADGSVDFQEYVTLVACLTMMCNEFFXKDLDANADGSVDFQEYVTLVACLTMMCNEFFTKK